From the Paraburkholderia sp. PREW-6R genome, one window contains:
- a CDS encoding XRE family transcriptional regulator → MPTDKEKAAFAKRLKDLLEPLKIRGGTKLAQQFNLRHRGDVEVTPQTAHKWLSGTTIPKPDKLRTLAEWLNVSQHWLHYGPSPGVKARPLARGEKYPLSPETIVLASRIQTLMPRDRYLIEEMVGRFAGEDEEDGEGEPGEDTDQDHEP, encoded by the coding sequence ATGCCAACCGACAAAGAAAAAGCCGCCTTCGCCAAACGGTTGAAGGACCTGCTAGAGCCGCTCAAGATTCGCGGCGGGACGAAACTCGCCCAGCAATTCAACCTGCGCCACCGCGGCGATGTGGAGGTCACGCCGCAGACCGCGCACAAATGGCTTTCGGGTACGACGATTCCCAAGCCCGACAAGTTGCGAACGCTCGCTGAATGGCTGAACGTCAGCCAACATTGGCTTCACTACGGGCCGTCGCCGGGGGTGAAGGCGCGGCCGCTGGCGCGCGGCGAGAAGTATCCGCTGTCGCCCGAGACGATCGTCCTTGCGTCCAGAATTCAGACGCTGATGCCCAGAGATCGTTACCTGATTGAAGAGATGGTGGGTCGCTTTGCTGGCGAAGACGAGGAAGATGGCGAAGGCGAGCCTGGTGAGGACACCGACCAGGACCACGAGCCATAA